One stretch of Chlamydia abortus DNA includes these proteins:
- the rho gene encoding transcription termination factor Rho, whose amino-acid sequence MKEERSSEVLPKVKENRKHACPGLQEKSFAGECAVVADVVNENQPVTITKIAKLQRMGIEELNVLARQYGVKNIGSLTKSQVVFEIVKAKSERSDELLIGEGVLEVLPDGFGFLRSPTYNYLPSAEDIYVSPAQIRRFDLKKGDTIIGTIRSPKEKEKYFALLKVDKINGSTPDKAKERVLFENLTPLYPNERIVMEMGKEHLAERVLDLTAPIGKGQRGLIVAPPRSGKTVILQSIAHAIAVNNPDIVLIVLLIDERPEEVTDMIRQVRGEVVASTFDEQPERHIQVAEMVIEKARRLVEHGKDVVILLDSITRLARAYNTVQPHSGKILTGGVDASALHKPKRFFGAARNIEGGGSLTILATALIDTGSRMDEVIFEEFKGTGNMELVLDRRLSDRRTYPAIDLIKSGTRKEELLYHPSELEKVYLFRQAIADLTAIDAMHLLLGRLKKTNSNAEFLLSLKE is encoded by the coding sequence ATGAAAGAAGAACGTTCTTCAGAAGTCTTGCCAAAGGTCAAAGAGAATAGAAAACATGCGTGTCCTGGGTTGCAAGAGAAGTCTTTTGCGGGAGAATGTGCAGTAGTTGCGGATGTAGTTAATGAAAATCAACCTGTAACTATTACAAAAATTGCCAAATTGCAAAGGATGGGAATTGAAGAGCTTAATGTATTGGCTCGTCAATATGGAGTGAAGAACATCGGGTCTCTCACTAAATCTCAAGTGGTATTTGAGATCGTTAAAGCAAAGTCTGAACGTTCAGATGAGCTTTTAATCGGAGAGGGAGTTTTGGAAGTTCTTCCTGATGGGTTTGGCTTTTTAAGATCACCTACCTATAACTATCTCCCTTCTGCTGAAGATATTTATGTTTCCCCAGCTCAAATCCGCAGATTTGATTTAAAGAAGGGAGACACAATTATAGGCACAATACGTTCTCCAAAAGAGAAAGAAAAGTATTTTGCTTTATTAAAGGTAGATAAGATCAATGGATCTACTCCAGACAAAGCTAAGGAACGAGTCTTATTCGAAAACTTGACCCCTCTATACCCAAATGAAAGAATTGTTATGGAAATGGGGAAGGAGCACCTCGCTGAGCGAGTGTTAGATCTTACGGCACCCATAGGGAAAGGACAAAGGGGACTTATTGTAGCGCCTCCACGTTCTGGAAAGACAGTAATTTTACAGAGCATAGCGCACGCTATTGCAGTCAACAACCCGGATATCGTTCTCATTGTTTTGTTAATTGACGAGCGCCCAGAAGAAGTGACCGATATGATTCGACAGGTGCGCGGTGAAGTTGTGGCTTCTACGTTTGATGAGCAGCCTGAAAGACATATTCAAGTTGCAGAAATGGTTATAGAAAAAGCTCGACGTTTAGTTGAACACGGAAAGGATGTCGTGATCCTTCTTGATTCTATTACACGTTTAGCGCGAGCTTACAATACCGTGCAACCACATTCTGGAAAGATTTTAACAGGCGGCGTAGACGCGAGTGCTCTACATAAGCCTAAGAGATTTTTCGGAGCAGCAAGAAATATCGAAGGCGGCGGATCATTAACCATCTTAGCTACTGCGTTGATAGATACCGGTTCTAGAATGGATGAAGTCATTTTTGAAGAGTTCAAAGGTACAGGAAATATGGAACTGGTATTAGACCGTCGTCTTTCTGATCGAAGAACCTACCCAGCAATTGATCTTATTAAGAGTGGGACAAGAAAAGAAGAATTACTTTATCACCCTAGTGAATTGGAAAAAGTTTACCTTTTCCGACAGGCAATTGCAGATCTTACTGCGATTGACGCTATGCATCTGCTATTAGGTAGATTAAAAAAGACAAATAGTAACGCAGAATTTTTACTTTCTTTAAAAGAATAG
- the coaE gene encoding dephospho-CoA kinase (Dephospho-CoA kinase (CoaE) performs the final step in coenzyme A biosynthesis.), whose protein sequence is MLELLKVSITGDLSSGKTEACRVFQELGAYVISADKVSHSFLVPHSHIGRRVIDLLGPEVVIDNTFDRKVIAEKVFGNLDLLQALEAILHPEVCRIIEEQYCQVAKERKYPLFIAEVPLLYEIHYARWFDRVILITADENIRRERFTKKTNCSDLNFYQRCARFSSHEEKMMHADIVIENNGTKEELRHKVEEYFYALKGAL, encoded by the coding sequence ATGTTAGAATTGCTAAAAGTTTCTATTACAGGGGATCTCTCTTCGGGAAAGACTGAGGCGTGTAGGGTTTTTCAAGAGCTGGGAGCCTATGTAATTAGTGCTGATAAAGTTTCGCATAGTTTCCTTGTTCCTCACTCGCACATAGGTCGTCGCGTTATAGATCTCCTGGGACCAGAAGTTGTTATTGACAATACATTTGATAGAAAAGTCATAGCAGAAAAAGTTTTTGGTAATTTAGATCTGCTGCAAGCTTTAGAAGCTATTTTGCATCCTGAAGTTTGTCGAATTATTGAAGAGCAGTATTGTCAAGTCGCTAAAGAGCGAAAGTACCCTCTGTTCATTGCTGAGGTGCCTTTGTTGTACGAAATACATTATGCGAGATGGTTTGATCGTGTAATTCTAATTACAGCTGATGAGAATATTCGTAGGGAAAGGTTTACCAAAAAAACTAATTGTTCTGATTTAAATTTTTATCAGAGATGTGCACGGTTTTCTTCTCATGAGGAAAAAATGATGCATGCCGATATTGTTATCGAAAATAACGGTACTAAAGAAGAATTACGTCATAAAGTTGAAGAATATTTTTACGCTTTAAAGGGAGCACTATGA